In Streptomyces nojiriensis, one genomic interval encodes:
- a CDS encoding GlxA family transcriptional regulator encodes MESEKKAHRVVVLALTGLLPFELGIPHRIFGRAKGPAGRPLYEILTCGLAPGPVHTDADFAIHVEHGPELLATADTVVVPASYELGAVYEEGRLTDELAAALAHIRPGTRLVSICTGGYVLAAAGYLDGRPATTHWACAEHFQQLFPAVRVDPDVLYTDDGDVLTSAGVAAGVDLCLHIVRRDHGAAVANEVARRTVVPPHREGGQAQFVARPMPEPQLATTTAARAWVLDRLHEPLRLTDLARQEAMSVRTFTRRFREESGVSPGQWILGRRVERARQLLEQTELPMEQVARDSGFGTAQSLRKHVQAALGVSPTAYRRTFRAAGGTDNLPSPDGPSVTAGPAH; translated from the coding sequence ATGGAGTCGGAGAAGAAGGCGCACCGGGTCGTCGTCCTCGCCCTCACCGGGCTGCTGCCCTTCGAGCTCGGTATCCCGCACCGGATCTTCGGGCGGGCCAAGGGTCCGGCCGGGCGGCCGCTGTACGAGATCCTCACGTGCGGGCTCGCCCCGGGGCCGGTGCACACGGACGCCGACTTCGCGATCCACGTCGAGCACGGTCCGGAACTGCTGGCCACCGCCGACACGGTGGTGGTGCCGGCCTCGTACGAGCTGGGCGCGGTGTACGAGGAGGGCCGGCTGACCGACGAGCTCGCGGCGGCCCTCGCCCACATCCGGCCCGGCACCCGGCTCGTCTCCATCTGCACGGGCGGCTACGTGCTCGCCGCGGCCGGGTATCTGGACGGGCGCCCCGCCACCACCCACTGGGCCTGTGCCGAGCACTTCCAGCAGCTCTTCCCGGCCGTGCGGGTCGACCCGGACGTGCTCTACACCGACGACGGGGACGTGCTGACCTCGGCCGGAGTCGCCGCCGGGGTCGACCTGTGCCTGCACATCGTGCGCCGCGACCACGGCGCGGCCGTCGCCAACGAGGTGGCCCGGCGGACCGTCGTACCGCCCCACCGGGAGGGCGGGCAGGCGCAGTTCGTCGCGCGCCCGATGCCCGAGCCGCAGCTCGCCACGACCACGGCGGCCCGCGCCTGGGTGCTGGACCGGCTGCACGAACCGCTCCGGCTGACCGACCTGGCCCGGCAGGAGGCCATGTCGGTACGGACCTTCACGCGCCGGTTCCGCGAGGAGTCGGGCGTCAGCCCCGGCCAGTGGATCCTCGGCCGGCGGGTGGAGCGGGCCCGGCAGCTGCTGGAGCAGACGGAGCTGCCGATGGAGCAGGTGGCGCGGGACAGCGGCTTCGGTACGGCCCAGTCCCTGCGCAAGCACGTGCAGGCGGCGCTGGGAGTGAGTCCGACGGCCTACCGGCGCACCTTCCGTGCGGCCGGTGGGACGGACAACCTGCCATCTCCTGATGGGCCATCAGTTACTGCCGGACCCGCGCATTGA
- a CDS encoding MFS transporter yields the protein MPQTAPASAPVDRRSPQRPARVHRAWFVAAVTFVTIIGAAGFASLPGLLIEPLHAEFDWSRGTIGLAVSVNLALYGLTAPFAAALMDRFGIRRVVALALLVIASGSLATVWMTAPWQLVLFWGVLVGLGSGSMALAFAATVTGRWFTARRGLVTGILTAAGASGQLVFLPLLAWLVEHHGWRPATVTVSLSALAVVPFVWLLMRDHPADVGLAPYGGTYAPKPAPVPGAARRALRVLLDAARTGPFWLLAGTFAICGASTNGLVKTHFVPAAHDHGMPVTAAAGLLAVVGVFDVIGTVASGWFTDRFDSRRLLAVYYALRGVSLLFLPMLLAPSVRPPLLFFIVFYGLDWVATVPPTIALCREHYGDDGAIVFGWVLASHQIGAAVVAFLGGLTRDLTGSYDTVWYASGALCAMAALMAMTIRRRR from the coding sequence GTGCCCCAGACAGCCCCCGCCTCCGCCCCCGTGGACCGCCGCTCCCCGCAGCGGCCCGCCCGCGTCCACCGCGCCTGGTTCGTCGCCGCCGTCACCTTCGTGACGATCATCGGCGCGGCCGGCTTCGCCTCCCTGCCCGGACTGCTCATCGAGCCGCTGCACGCGGAGTTCGACTGGTCGCGCGGGACCATCGGCCTCGCCGTCTCCGTCAACCTCGCGCTGTACGGGCTCACCGCCCCCTTCGCCGCGGCCCTGATGGACCGCTTCGGCATCCGCCGGGTCGTGGCCCTGGCCCTGCTCGTCATCGCCTCGGGCTCGCTGGCCACGGTGTGGATGACCGCGCCCTGGCAGCTCGTGCTGTTCTGGGGCGTCCTCGTGGGGCTGGGCAGCGGCTCCATGGCCCTGGCCTTCGCGGCGACCGTGACGGGCCGCTGGTTCACCGCCCGGCGCGGGCTGGTCACCGGCATCCTGACCGCGGCCGGGGCCTCCGGCCAGCTGGTCTTCCTGCCGCTGCTGGCCTGGCTGGTCGAGCACCACGGCTGGCGCCCGGCGACGGTGACGGTGTCCCTGTCGGCCCTGGCCGTCGTCCCCTTCGTGTGGCTGCTGATGCGCGACCACCCGGCGGACGTGGGGCTCGCGCCGTACGGCGGCACGTACGCGCCGAAGCCGGCCCCGGTTCCGGGCGCGGCCCGGCGCGCGCTGCGGGTGCTCCTCGACGCGGCCCGGACCGGCCCGTTCTGGCTGCTGGCGGGCACTTTCGCGATCTGCGGGGCCTCGACCAACGGCCTGGTCAAGACCCACTTCGTGCCGGCCGCCCACGACCACGGCATGCCGGTGACGGCGGCCGCGGGGCTGCTGGCGGTGGTCGGCGTGTTCGACGTGATCGGCACGGTGGCCTCGGGCTGGTTCACGGACCGCTTCGACTCGCGGCGGCTGCTGGCCGTCTACTACGCCCTGCGCGGGGTCTCGCTGCTCTTCCTGCCGATGCTGCTGGCGCCGTCGGTTCGGCCGCCGCTGCTCTTCTTCATCGTCTTCTACGGCCTGGACTGGGTCGCGACCGTCCCGCCGACGATCGCCCTGTGCCGCGAGCACTACGGGGACGACGGCGCGATCGTCTTCGGCTGGGTCCTGGCCTCGCACCAGATCGGCGCGGCGGTGGTGGCCTTCCTGGGCGGCCTGACCCGCGACCTCACCGGCTCGTACGACACGGTCTGGTACGCCTCGGGCGCGCTGTGCGCGATGGCCGCCCTGATGGCGATGACGATCCGCCGCCGCCGCTAG
- a CDS encoding cytidine deaminase, whose translation MLSTMTESTGIDPEDSKIITLARSARARNAVPEGAAVRDETGRTYVAGTVELDSLKLSALQTAVAMAVASGARSLEAAAVVSTADTPAEADRAAVRDLGGPDTPVLLAAPDGTLRSTTPAGA comes from the coding sequence ATGCTTTCGACCATGACGGAGAGCACCGGGATCGACCCCGAGGACAGCAAGATCATCACGCTGGCGCGCAGCGCCCGGGCCCGCAACGCGGTGCCGGAGGGGGCGGCGGTGCGGGACGAGACGGGCCGCACGTACGTCGCCGGGACGGTGGAGCTCGACTCCCTGAAGCTGAGCGCGCTGCAGACCGCGGTCGCGATGGCGGTGGCGAGCGGTGCGCGGTCCCTGGAGGCGGCGGCCGTCGTCAGCACGGCCGACACCCCGGCCGAAGCCGACCGCGCGGCCGTCCGCGACCTCGGCGGCCCGGACACCCCCGTCCTGCTGGCGGCCCCGGACGGCACCCTGAGGTCGACGACCCCGGCCGGCGCCTAG
- a CDS encoding MmcQ/YjbR family DNA-binding protein, which produces MTPEQLRTFCLGFNAAVEEFPFTPETSVFKVLGKMFALSALDAEPLKVNLKCDPELAVRLREEHEAIVPGYHMNKRHWNTVTVGGVPDAVLRELVEDSYDLVVAGLPRAERLKLDRP; this is translated from the coding sequence ATGACCCCGGAGCAACTGCGCACGTTCTGCCTGGGTTTCAACGCGGCGGTGGAGGAGTTCCCCTTCACCCCGGAGACCTCGGTGTTCAAGGTGCTCGGCAAGATGTTCGCGCTGTCGGCGCTGGACGCGGAGCCGCTCAAGGTCAACCTCAAGTGCGACCCGGAGCTGGCGGTGCGGCTGCGCGAGGAGCACGAGGCGATCGTGCCGGGCTACCACATGAACAAGCGGCACTGGAACACGGTGACGGTGGGCGGGGTCCCGGACGCGGTGTTGCGTGAGCTCGTCGAGGACTCCTACGACCTGGTGGTGGCGGGTCTGCCGCGGGCGGAGCGCCTGAAGCTCGACCGGCCCTGA
- a CDS encoding hemolysin family protein, translating to MNAPQLITGAVLLVVVAWFAACAESGIARISSFRAEQAVREGRRGSEKLAQVAGDPTRYLNVALLVRVTCEMAAGVLVTYVCLDEFGENWTALLVAIAVMVLVSFVAVGVSPRTIGRQHPLNTATAAAYVLVPLARIMGPIPQLLILIGNALTPGKGFRKGPFASEAELRAMVDLAEKESLIEDDERRMVHQVFELGDTLVREVMVPRTDLVCIERYKTVRQATTLALRSGFSRIPVTGENEDDIVGIVYLKDLVRKTHISREAEADLVSTAMRPAVFVPDTKNAGDLLREMQQVRNHVAVVIDEYGGTAGIVTIEDILEEIVGEITDEYDRELPPVEDLGEDRYRVTARLDITDLGELFKVEAFDDEDVETVGGLLAKALGRVPIAGASAVVELPDGRPLRLTAESPAGRRNKIVTVLVEPVAAAEAAEEEGE from the coding sequence GTGAACGCCCCGCAGCTGATCACCGGGGCGGTGCTGCTGGTCGTGGTGGCCTGGTTCGCGGCCTGCGCCGAGTCCGGCATCGCCCGCATCTCCAGCTTCCGGGCCGAGCAGGCCGTGCGGGAGGGCCGGCGCGGGAGCGAGAAGCTCGCCCAGGTCGCCGGCGACCCCACCCGCTACCTCAACGTGGCCCTGCTCGTCCGCGTCACCTGCGAGATGGCGGCCGGGGTGCTCGTCACCTACGTCTGCCTCGACGAGTTCGGCGAGAACTGGACCGCGCTGCTCGTGGCCATCGCCGTCATGGTGCTCGTCTCCTTCGTCGCCGTGGGTGTCTCCCCGCGCACGATCGGCCGCCAGCACCCGCTGAACACGGCGACCGCGGCCGCGTACGTCCTCGTACCGCTGGCCCGGATCATGGGGCCGATCCCGCAGCTGCTGATCCTCATCGGCAACGCGCTCACGCCCGGGAAGGGCTTCCGCAAGGGGCCCTTCGCCTCCGAGGCCGAGCTGCGCGCGATGGTGGACCTCGCGGAGAAGGAATCGCTGATCGAGGACGACGAGCGCCGCATGGTGCACCAGGTCTTCGAGCTCGGCGACACGCTGGTGCGCGAGGTGATGGTGCCGCGCACCGACCTGGTCTGCATCGAGCGGTACAAGACGGTCCGTCAGGCGACCACGCTCGCGCTGCGGTCCGGCTTCTCCCGCATCCCGGTGACCGGGGAGAACGAGGACGACATAGTCGGGATCGTCTACCTGAAGGACCTGGTCCGCAAGACGCACATCAGCCGGGAGGCCGAGGCCGACCTGGTCTCGACCGCGATGCGGCCGGCCGTCTTCGTACCGGACACCAAGAACGCGGGCGACCTGCTGCGCGAGATGCAGCAGGTGCGCAACCACGTGGCCGTCGTCATCGACGAGTACGGCGGCACGGCCGGCATCGTCACCATCGAGGACATCCTCGAAGAGATCGTCGGCGAGATCACCGACGAGTACGACCGGGAACTCCCGCCGGTCGAGGACCTCGGCGAGGACCGCTACCGGGTCACCGCGCGGCTGGACATCACCGACCTCGGTGAGCTGTTCAAGGTCGAGGCCTTCGACGACGAGGACGTGGAGACGGTCGGCGGACTGCTGGCGAAGGCGCTGGGGCGGGTGCCGATCGCGGGCGCCTCCGCGGTGGTGGAACTGCCGGACGGACGTCCGCTGCGGCTGACCGCCGAATCCCCGGCGGGTCGGCGGAACAAGATCGTGACGGTTCTGGTGGAGCCGGTGGCCGCGGCGGAGGCCGCGGAGGAGGAGGGGGAATGA
- the ybeY gene encoding rRNA maturation RNase YbeY produces the protein MSIDVNNESGTEVDEQAILDIARYALTRMRIHPLSELSVIVIDEDAMEQLHIQWMDLPGPTDVMSFPMDELRPPTKDEEEPPQGLLGDIVLCPEVAKRQGEEAPTQHSMDEELQLLTVHGVLHLLGYDHEEPDEKAEMFGLQAAIVDGWRGERGMTGPSPAPTVS, from the coding sequence ATGTCGATCGACGTCAACAACGAGTCCGGAACCGAGGTCGACGAGCAGGCGATCCTCGACATCGCCCGCTACGCGCTCACCCGGATGCGGATCCACCCGCTCTCCGAGCTCTCCGTCATCGTCATCGACGAGGACGCCATGGAGCAGCTCCACATCCAGTGGATGGATCTGCCCGGTCCGACCGACGTCATGTCCTTCCCGATGGACGAGCTCCGTCCGCCGACCAAGGACGAGGAGGAGCCCCCGCAGGGGCTCCTCGGCGACATCGTGCTCTGCCCCGAGGTCGCCAAGCGGCAGGGCGAGGAAGCCCCGACGCAGCACTCCATGGACGAGGAGCTCCAGCTCCTGACCGTCCACGGAGTGCTGCACCTGCTCGGCTACGACCACGAGGAGCCGGACGAGAAGGCCGAGATGTTCGGCCTCCAGGCGGCCATCGTCGACGGCTGGCGCGGTGAGCGCGGCATGACCGGTCCGTCCCCGGCTCCGACCGTCTCGTGA
- a CDS encoding PhoH family protein — translation MTQTPTAHIPAPGQARAHFTVPATHPMVTVLGSGDALLRVIEKAFPKADIHVRGNQVSAIGAAAEVALIQRLFDEMMLVLRTGQPMTEDAVERSIAMLKASGNGNGDGPAETPAEVLTQNILSSRGRTIRPKTLNQKRYVDAIDKNTIVFGIGPAGTGKTYLAMAKAVQALQSKQVSRIILTRPAVEAGERLGFLPGTLFDKIDPYLRPLYDALHDMIDPDSIPRLMAAGTIEVAPLAYMRGRTLNEAFVVLDEAQNTTTEQMKMFLTRLGFDSKIVVTGDVTQIDLPGGARSGLRQVQDILEGVPDIHFSRLTSEDVVRHKLVGRIVDAYEKYDDGQQAANGYQRK, via the coding sequence ATGACTCAGACACCGACAGCCCACATCCCCGCGCCGGGGCAGGCGCGAGCCCACTTCACCGTTCCGGCCACGCACCCGATGGTGACCGTGCTCGGCTCGGGTGACGCCCTGTTGCGCGTGATCGAGAAGGCCTTCCCGAAGGCCGACATCCATGTTCGGGGCAATCAGGTCAGCGCGATCGGTGCAGCGGCGGAAGTCGCCCTGATCCAGCGGCTTTTCGACGAGATGATGCTGGTGCTCCGCACCGGGCAGCCGATGACGGAGGACGCAGTGGAACGCTCGATCGCCATGCTCAAGGCGAGCGGCAACGGCAATGGCGACGGGCCTGCCGAGACGCCCGCGGAGGTGCTCACCCAGAACATCCTCTCCAGCCGCGGCCGCACCATCCGACCCAAGACCCTCAACCAGAAGCGGTACGTCGACGCGATCGACAAGAACACGATCGTCTTCGGCATCGGCCCCGCCGGTACCGGCAAGACCTACCTCGCCATGGCCAAGGCCGTCCAGGCCCTGCAGTCCAAGCAGGTCAGCCGGATCATCCTGACCCGGCCCGCCGTCGAGGCGGGGGAGCGGCTCGGCTTCCTGCCGGGCACCCTCTTCGACAAGATCGACCCGTATCTGCGCCCGCTCTACGACGCGCTGCACGACATGATCGACCCCGACTCGATCCCGCGGCTGATGGCGGCGGGCACGATCGAGGTGGCCCCCCTGGCGTACATGCGCGGACGCACGCTCAACGAGGCGTTCGTCGTCCTCGACGAGGCGCAGAACACGACCACCGAGCAGATGAAGATGTTCCTGACCCGGCTCGGCTTCGACTCGAAGATCGTGGTCACCGGTGACGTCACCCAGATCGACCTGCCGGGTGGTGCCAGGAGCGGTCTGCGCCAGGTCCAGGACATCCTGGAAGGGGTCCCGGACATCCACTTCTCGCGGCTCACGTCCGAGGATGTCGTCCGGCACAAGCTGGTCGGCCGTATCGTCGACGCGTACGAGAAGTACGACGACGGCCAGCAGGCCGCGAACGGCTACCAGCGGAAGTAG
- a CDS encoding carbohydrate kinase family protein codes for MTGRDYEIRAAAVDPLGPLRDPQEPGCDVFLTGTVFLDIIFTGLDSAPVRGTESWARGMGSSPGGVANMATALARLGLRTSLAAAFGDDHYGEYCWDALEQGEGIDLSMSHTIPGWHSPVTVSMAYEGERTMVSHGHEAPPPAGPGPFPQCPPRARAAVAALGPGRGEEWIGEAARRGSRIFADVGWDESGRWDLGALADLEHCEAFLPNAGEAMRYTRTDCPRAAARALAEKVPIAVVTMGAEGSYAVDGRTGETAHVPGITVDELDPTGAGDVYVAGFVTGTLAGWPLADRLAFAGLTAALSVQEFGGSLSAPGWPEVAHWWRDAPQELRGRYGFLDDLVPPGGTPAARRRAVPTIGFRHSV; via the coding sequence GTGACCGGTCGGGACTACGAAATCCGCGCAGCAGCAGTGGACCCGCTCGGTCCGCTGCGTGACCCCCAGGAACCCGGCTGTGACGTCTTCCTGACCGGAACGGTCTTCCTCGACATCATCTTCACGGGCCTCGACTCGGCCCCGGTACGCGGTACGGAGTCCTGGGCGCGCGGCATGGGCTCCAGCCCCGGCGGCGTCGCCAACATGGCCACCGCCCTGGCCCGGCTCGGCCTGCGCACCTCGCTGGCCGCCGCCTTCGGGGACGACCACTACGGCGAGTACTGCTGGGACGCCCTCGAACAGGGCGAGGGCATCGACCTGTCCATGTCGCACACCATCCCCGGCTGGCACAGCCCCGTCACCGTCTCGATGGCCTACGAGGGCGAGCGCACGATGGTCTCGCACGGCCACGAGGCCCCTCCGCCGGCGGGCCCCGGGCCCTTCCCGCAGTGCCCGCCACGGGCCCGCGCGGCCGTGGCCGCGCTGGGACCCGGCCGCGGCGAGGAGTGGATCGGCGAGGCCGCCCGGCGCGGCTCGCGGATCTTCGCGGACGTGGGATGGGACGAGAGCGGCCGGTGGGACCTGGGAGCCCTGGCCGACCTGGAGCACTGCGAGGCCTTCCTGCCGAACGCGGGCGAGGCGATGCGCTACACCCGGACCGACTGCCCGAGAGCCGCGGCCCGGGCGCTGGCGGAGAAGGTGCCGATCGCGGTGGTGACGATGGGCGCGGAGGGCTCGTACGCGGTGGACGGCCGCACCGGGGAGACCGCGCACGTCCCCGGGATCACGGTGGACGAGCTGGACCCGACGGGCGCGGGCGACGTCTACGTGGCGGGCTTCGTGACCGGCACCCTGGCCGGCTGGCCGCTCGCGGACCGGCTGGCCTTCGCCGGGCTGACGGCGGCCCTGTCGGTGCAGGAGTTCGGCGGCTCCCTGTCCGCGCCCGGCTGGCCGGAGGTGGCCCACTGGTGGCGGGACGCCCCGCAGGAGCTGCGCGGCCGGTACGGCTTCCTGGACGATCTCGTCCCGCCGGGCGGCACCCCGGCGGCCCGGCGCAGGGCCGTACCCACGATCGGCTTCCGGCACTCGGTGTAG
- a CDS encoding ribonuclease Z encodes MSVREFVVLGTASQVPTRHRNHNGYLLRWDGEGILFDPGEGTQRQMLRAGVAAHDINRICITHFHGDHSLGLAGVIQRINLDQVPHPVTAHYPASGQKFFDRLRYATAYRETVPLREEPVAGDGMLAQGSSYTLEARLLSHPVESFGYRITEPDGRRMVPELLARHGIKGPDVGRIQREGRLGTVTLEEVSEPRPGQRFAFVMDTRLCPGVDALAEGCDMLVIESTFLDEDERLATDHGHLTAGQAARVARDAGVRHLVLTHFSQRYTDPAEFERQARAAGFEGELTVAADLVRVPLPKRG; translated from the coding sequence GTGTCCGTACGAGAGTTCGTGGTGCTGGGCACGGCCAGCCAGGTGCCCACCCGCCACCGCAACCACAACGGCTACCTGCTGCGCTGGGACGGCGAGGGCATCCTCTTCGACCCGGGCGAGGGCACCCAGCGCCAGATGCTGCGCGCCGGGGTGGCCGCGCACGACATCAACCGGATCTGCATCACCCACTTCCACGGTGACCACAGCCTCGGCCTCGCCGGGGTGATCCAGCGGATCAACCTCGACCAGGTCCCGCACCCCGTCACCGCGCACTACCCGGCCTCGGGACAGAAGTTCTTCGACCGGCTGCGCTACGCCACGGCCTACCGCGAGACCGTCCCGCTCCGCGAGGAGCCGGTGGCCGGGGACGGCATGCTGGCGCAGGGGTCCTCGTACACGCTGGAGGCCCGTCTGCTCTCGCACCCGGTCGAGTCCTTCGGCTACCGGATCACCGAGCCCGACGGCCGCCGCATGGTCCCCGAGCTGCTCGCCCGGCACGGGATCAAGGGGCCGGACGTGGGCCGGATCCAGCGCGAGGGACGGCTCGGGACGGTCACCCTGGAGGAGGTCAGCGAGCCCCGGCCCGGGCAGCGGTTCGCGTTCGTCATGGACACCCGGCTCTGCCCGGGCGTGGACGCGCTGGCCGAGGGCTGCGACATGCTGGTCATCGAGTCGACCTTCCTCGACGAGGACGAACGGCTGGCCACCGACCACGGGCACCTGACCGCCGGCCAGGCGGCGCGGGTGGCGCGGGACGCGGGCGTACGCCACCTCGTGCTGACGCACTTCTCGCAGCGCTACACCGACCCGGCCGAGTTCGAGCGCCAGGCCCGCGCGGCCGGCTTCGAGGGCGAGCTCACGGTGGCCGCGGACCTGGTGCGGGTGCCCCTGCCCAAGCGGGGCTGA
- a CDS encoding histidine triad nucleotide-binding protein → MAGEPQADCLFCKIVAGQIPATVVRETETTVAFRDINPQAPTHVLVIPKVHYADAASLVEAEPGVAADILREAGQVALDEKIVEHGYRVVFNTGSGAGQTVFHAHAHVLGGRGLQWPPG, encoded by the coding sequence ATGGCCGGGGAACCGCAGGCCGACTGCCTGTTCTGCAAGATCGTCGCGGGGCAGATCCCCGCGACCGTGGTACGGGAGACCGAGACCACGGTCGCCTTCCGGGACATCAACCCGCAGGCGCCCACGCACGTGCTCGTCATCCCCAAGGTGCACTACGCCGACGCGGCCTCCCTCGTGGAGGCCGAGCCGGGTGTCGCCGCCGACATACTGCGCGAGGCCGGCCAGGTCGCCCTCGACGAGAAGATCGTCGAACACGGCTACCGGGTCGTGTTCAACACCGGCTCCGGCGCCGGGCAGACCGTCTTCCACGCCCACGCGCACGTCCTCGGCGGCCGCGGCCTCCAGTGGCCCCCCGGATAG
- a CDS encoding 16S rRNA (uracil(1498)-N(3))-methyltransferase — protein MTAPVFVVEEVPAGPEFVLDGPEGRHAVSVKRLNPGEDVVLTDGRGHWAEGVVKAAEGKDRLVVMDLHSVAEEPEPEVRITVVQALPKGDRGELAVETMTETGVDAIVPWQASRCITQWRGDRGAKSLAKWRATAREAGKQSRRVRFPEVAEAMSTKQVAALLAGADLAMVLHEDRDTPSGALATAELPKSGSVVLVVGPEGGVSPEELAVFAAAGAHPYRLGRSVLRTSTAGTAATAVLLARTGRWS, from the coding sequence ATGACCGCCCCGGTGTTCGTGGTGGAAGAGGTCCCCGCGGGGCCGGAGTTCGTCCTGGACGGGCCGGAAGGCCGGCACGCGGTGTCCGTGAAACGGCTGAACCCGGGCGAGGACGTGGTCCTCACGGACGGGCGGGGCCACTGGGCGGAGGGCGTGGTCAAGGCCGCCGAGGGCAAGGACCGGCTGGTCGTCATGGACCTGCACAGCGTCGCGGAGGAGCCGGAGCCGGAGGTCCGGATCACGGTGGTCCAGGCCCTGCCCAAGGGGGACCGCGGCGAGCTGGCCGTCGAGACGATGACCGAGACCGGCGTGGACGCGATCGTGCCCTGGCAGGCCTCCCGCTGCATCACGCAGTGGCGCGGCGACCGCGGCGCCAAGTCCCTGGCCAAGTGGCGGGCCACGGCCCGGGAGGCGGGCAAGCAGTCCCGCCGGGTGCGCTTCCCGGAGGTGGCCGAGGCCATGTCCACCAAGCAGGTGGCGGCGCTGCTGGCCGGCGCCGACCTGGCGATGGTGCTCCACGAGGACCGCGACACCCCCTCCGGGGCGCTGGCCACGGCCGAGCTCCCCAAGTCCGGTTCCGTCGTGCTGGTGGTCGGCCCGGAGGGCGGCGTCTCCCCGGAGGAACTGGCCGTCTTCGCCGCCGCGGGGGCCCACCCCTACCGCCTGGGCCGTTCCGTCCTGCGGACCTCCACGGCCGGGACGGCGGCCACGGCGGTGCTGCTGGCCCGCACGGGCCGCTGGTCCTGA
- a CDS encoding nitronate monooxygenase: MSSAPNGLSPYPIVQAPMAGGASCPVLAAAVSEAGGLGFLAGGYKTADGMYQEIKQVRALTRRRFGVNLFMPQTGYVDPAAVEAYRGQLAGEASWYEISLAEEDIIGTSDDGYDAKLAILLEDPVPVVSFTFGCPAFAALAALRKAGTYTVVTVTSAEEARSAQHAGADAVCVQGTEAGGHQGTHRDDPQIDGTAAVGLLALVAQVREAVALPIIAAGGVMRGAQIAALLAAGAESAQLGTAFLACPESGADPVHKKALTDPLFVRTELTRAFSGRPARGLVNRFMREHGPYAPAAYPQVHHLTSGLRKAAAAAGDPQGMALWAGQGHRLARPLPAGELVEVLAAELAQAQSTLKAMQMRSAS; the protein is encoded by the coding sequence ATGTCCTCGGCACCGAACGGTCTCTCCCCGTATCCGATCGTGCAGGCTCCCATGGCGGGCGGCGCCTCCTGTCCCGTGCTCGCCGCCGCCGTGAGCGAGGCGGGCGGGCTGGGCTTCCTGGCCGGCGGCTACAAGACCGCCGACGGGATGTACCAGGAGATCAAGCAGGTGCGCGCGCTGACCCGGCGCCGCTTCGGCGTCAACCTCTTCATGCCGCAGACCGGTTACGTCGATCCGGCCGCCGTGGAGGCCTACCGCGGGCAGCTGGCCGGTGAGGCGAGCTGGTACGAGATCTCGCTCGCCGAGGAGGACATCATCGGCACCAGCGACGACGGCTACGACGCCAAGCTCGCCATCCTCCTCGAAGACCCGGTCCCGGTGGTCTCGTTCACCTTCGGCTGTCCCGCCTTCGCGGCCCTCGCTGCCCTGCGCAAGGCCGGTACGTACACCGTCGTCACGGTGACCTCCGCCGAGGAGGCCCGCAGCGCCCAGCACGCCGGTGCGGACGCGGTCTGCGTCCAGGGCACCGAGGCCGGCGGCCACCAGGGCACCCACCGGGACGACCCGCAGATCGACGGCACCGCGGCCGTGGGCCTCCTCGCGCTGGTGGCGCAGGTACGGGAGGCCGTGGCGCTCCCGATCATCGCGGCGGGCGGGGTCATGCGGGGCGCGCAGATCGCGGCCCTGCTGGCGGCGGGCGCGGAGTCGGCGCAGCTCGGGACGGCCTTCCTGGCCTGCCCGGAATCGGGGGCGGACCCGGTGCACAAGAAGGCCCTGACGGACCCGCTGTTCGTCCGCACCGAGCTGACCCGGGCCTTCTCCGGGCGGCCGGCGCGGGGGCTGGTGAACCGCTTCATGCGCGAGCACGGGCCGTACGCCCCGGCCGCGTACCCACAGGTCCACCACCTCACCTCGGGGCTGCGCAAGGCCGCGGCCGCGGCCGGGGACCCGCAGGGCATGGCCCTGTGGGCGGGCCAGGGGCACCGGCTGGCACGACCGCTGCCGGCGGGGGAGCTGGTGGAGGTGCTGGCGGCCGAACTGGCCCAGGCACAGAGCACGTTGAAGGCAATGCAGATGAGGAGTGCGTCATGA